The Poecilia reticulata strain Guanapo linkage group LG13, Guppy_female_1.0+MT, whole genome shotgun sequence genome has a segment encoding these proteins:
- the bmp16 gene encoding bone morphogenetic protein 16, with protein MKRSRSERTRQGIVTLELKDKPWTLHTSHHTWTSTMLPANLLLLMVLLLPQASSGRQGGESSETDNGRVPPTPPSPSPAAALPADPGLAQTIQSLLLSRLGLQSQPNPRPDVPVPQYLLDLYRFHQQQYHLLEDPTFSFPSHHIQQANTIRSFHHSEPFGDNTTVRDQTRVHISFNISSIPQDETVLSAELRLLRSQTASLGPGPHRLNLYLSKHHGDPEPTLLETRLLTSGLHGNKSGSFWEAFSLNAELLRKTQGGTGSLGFLLEVRPENSTAPPDQGNSSAAGDSQTEQRQERHLRVSRSVGQDDHSWAQERPLLVTYSHDGHGEPLVKHGRRTSGNSKWIKARKGSNMKTKRSGKGHNRDQGWGKTRKTGYSMKSWGDDKGEVSWSDRGRVKRNGSPAKLKRLSRGRCRRHPLHVDFRDVGWHKWIIAPSGYDAFFCLGECRYPLADHMNASSHAVVQTMVNSVNGAVPRACCVPTSLSPIALLYLDNHDRVVLKNYQDMVVESCGCW; from the exons GTCCACCATGCTCCCTGCTAACCTCCTGCTCCTCATGGTCTTGCTGCTACCTCAAGCCTCGTCTGGCCGCCAGGGTGGAGAATCCAGCGAGACCGACAATGGCAGGGTGCCCCCGACCCCTCCGTCCCCGTCGCCCGCCGCGGCGCTGCCCGCTGATCCCGGTCTGGCTCAGACCATCCAGTCTCTCCTCCTGAGCCGGCTGGGCCTACAGTCTCAGCCGAACCCCAGGCCCGACGTGCCGGTTCCGCAGTACCTCCTCGACCTCTACCGCTTCCACCAGCAGCAGTACCACCTGCTGGAAGACCCGACGTTCAGCTTCCCCAGCCACCACATCCAGCAGGCCAACACTATTCGCAGCTTTCACCACAGTG agcCCTTTGGAGACAACACCACAGTAAGAGATCAGACAAGAGTGCACATTTCCTTCAACATCTCCTCCATACCTCAAGATGAAACGGTTCTCTCTGCTGAGCTTCGCCTGCTCCGCAGCCAGACGGCGTCCCTGGGCCCGGGACCTCACAGGTTAAATCTGTACCTTTCTAAACACCATGGGGATCCTGAGCCCACTTTGCTTGAGACGAGACTACTCACCAGTGGCCTCCATGGCAATAAATCCGGTAGCTTCTGGGAGGCATTTAGCCTAAATGCGGAGCTCCTCCGTAAAACCCAGGGTGGGACTGGCAGTTTGGGCTTCCTCCTGGAGGTCAGACCTGAAAACAGCACTGCCCCACCTGACCAGGGCAACTCCTCTGCTGCAGGTGACAGTCAGACAGAGCAGCGTCAGGAGAGACACCTGAGGGTGTCCAGGTCTGTGGGACAGGACGATCACAGCTGGGCCCAGGAGAGACCTCTCTTGGTGACTTACAGCCATGACGGCCACGGAGAGCCTTTAGTCAAACACGGCAGGAGAACTTCTGGTAACAGCAAGTGGATTAAGGCCAGAAAAGGGTCAAACATGAAGACCAAGAGAAGCGGCAAAGGCCACAATAGAGACCAAGGCTGGGGGAAGACCCGAAAAACGGGTTACTCCATGAAGAGCTGGGGGGACGACAAGGGAGAAGTAAGCTGGAGCGACCGTGGAAGAGTGAAACGAAACGGCAGCCCCGCTAAGCTGAAGCGGCTTTCCCGTGGCAGGTGCCGGCGTCATCCTCTGCACGTAGATTTCAGAGATGTGGGCTGGCACAAGTGGATCATCGCGCCGAGCGGCTACGACGCCTTCTTCTGCCTGGGAGAGTGCCGTTACCCTCTGGCCGACCACATGAACGCCTCCAGTCACGCCGTGGTCCAAACCATGGTGAACTCTGTGAACGGAGCAGTGCCCCGGGCCTGCTGCGTCCCAACCTCCCTCAGCCCCATCGCCTTGCTTTACCTGGACAATCACGACAGAGTCGTGTTAAAGAATTACCAGGACATGGTGGTGGAAAGCTGCGGCTGCTGGTAG